A section of the Pimelobacter simplex genome encodes:
- a CDS encoding TetR/AcrR family transcriptional regulator: MSAPAEASSRARILAATAQVVGQQGITAFAIKDVAEAAEVTPQLLYYYFPNREALVAAALEYANEQAPSINLLQGDAGGRGFDAVHQALRAEFDDDPSVRNLNILWNEVASLSTQFPELQSTLERVTSGWDQQITVGVLRGIVDRSLRGDLEPGLVAQALTCAVEGLSQRWLAGVTSGEQARSALDRMLVALAGQGPEGG, translated from the coding sequence ATGAGCGCGCCCGCCGAGGCGTCGAGCCGCGCGCGCATCCTGGCCGCGACCGCCCAGGTGGTCGGGCAGCAGGGCATCACCGCGTTCGCCATCAAGGACGTCGCCGAGGCGGCCGAGGTGACCCCGCAGCTGCTCTACTACTACTTCCCCAACCGCGAGGCGCTCGTGGCCGCGGCGCTGGAGTACGCCAACGAGCAGGCGCCGTCGATCAACCTGCTCCAGGGCGACGCGGGCGGGCGGGGCTTCGACGCCGTGCACCAGGCGCTGCGCGCGGAGTTCGACGACGACCCGTCGGTGCGCAACCTCAACATCCTGTGGAACGAGGTGGCCAGCCTCTCGACCCAGTTCCCCGAGCTGCAGTCGACGCTCGAGCGGGTCACCTCGGGCTGGGACCAGCAGATCACCGTGGGCGTCCTGCGCGGCATCGTCGACCGCTCGCTGCGCGGCGATCTCGAGCCCGGCCTCGTCGCCCAGGCGCTGACCTGCGCGGTCGAGGGGCTCAGCCAGCGCTGGCTGGCCGGGGTGACCAGCGGCGAGCAAGCCCGCTCCGCGCTCGACCGGATGCTCGTGGCCCTGGCCGGCCAGGGCCCCGAGGGCGGCTGA
- a CDS encoding TetR/AcrR family transcriptional regulator, protein MTTARTASKRELTRAQILDATVAAIAREGAAGVRIDAVAQAAGVSTGLIYYHFSNRQVLVRAGLAEALERYPSQPRSPGERDPLAHLVEELQRHIGLPADGGDERGRVRTAGLQAAVFDPELRASLGHSTELWEAVVARLVARVRGSETAAEADLATAETLTALADGVRQRVLSGTLAPADAVRLVSTMVPALVAGGAA, encoded by the coding sequence ATGACCACCGCCCGGACCGCGTCGAAGCGCGAGCTGACGCGAGCCCAGATCCTCGACGCCACGGTCGCCGCGATCGCCCGGGAGGGCGCGGCCGGTGTGCGGATCGACGCGGTGGCCCAGGCCGCCGGCGTCTCGACGGGGCTCATCTACTACCACTTCTCCAACCGGCAGGTGCTGGTCCGGGCCGGACTGGCCGAGGCCCTGGAGCGCTACCCCTCGCAGCCGCGCTCGCCGGGCGAGCGGGACCCGCTGGCCCACCTGGTCGAGGAGCTCCAGCGCCACATCGGGCTGCCCGCCGACGGCGGCGACGAGCGCGGCCGGGTCCGCACGGCGGGGCTGCAGGCCGCCGTCTTCGACCCCGAGCTGCGCGCCTCGCTGGGCCACTCGACCGAGCTGTGGGAGGCCGTCGTGGCGCGCCTCGTCGCCCGGGTGCGGGGCAGCGAGACCGCTGCGGAGGCCGACCTCGCGACCGCCGAGACGCTGACCGCGCTGGCCGACGGGGTCCGCCAGCGCGTGCTGTCCGGCACGCTGGCGCCGGCGGACGCCGTACGGCTGGTCTCGACGATGGTGCCGGCGCTGGTCGCGGGCGGTGCCGCATGA